AAAGCTATTCCAGACATTAGCCAGCAACAGATGTATTATTCATTCTTAACATTTCCGTATCagcttatctgctaaaaagccgtCAAGGTGCTGTTCAacaaattaaatcaataaaacagtaaaagcaaggacattaaaaacagcagtaacAGTAAAAACCACATATTtcaaaaggctaaattgaaaagatgaacCATTTCAGCCTTTctaaaggcagagagggagcggtggtggtggtggtggtggcattctATTAGCCCGCAAGCAAAAGCTCTTTCACGGGCACCCTATAAACAGGGCTGTGCAGGTACTATGCCCTCAAAAGGGCCACTCCGGCTGATTTTACTAACCAGGTTCATAGCGAGATCAGGGTCCCCTTAAGCAAACCAGTGTTCACCACTGAGTGTGTTCTCAATAAGGCGCTGCAGTCTATTCCGCCCAATGGCAAGTGTCCTTCTGGGATGTTTTCAGATCCTTCTCTGTCCCAGCTGCATTTTAGGTGAGTAGATAAAAAAAAACTATAGGGCAAAAAGAgctaaaatacataaatacaccTATATTTTAGGTGAGTAAATAAAAATACTGTAGAGTAGAAGTAAGCTAAAAAGAAAGTCGTGTGTGAGGATGGATGGCCTAATGGCTATTATCCGTGATGGGTATAGAGAGCCTCCGAGTCCAAAGGCAGCCTATCTTGGAATAGGAGATACTTGGGAACGATAGCGGGGCTTGTGGTCTTCTGGCCCTGCATGTGGGATTCCCAGAGGAGGCTTCCAGTAGGCCACTGTGGGTCTCAGGAGGCCGGTGTGGGTGGGCCTTTGCTCtggtccagcagaactgttctttCTCTTGCTAAGAGGGTCCAGAATTGGTTGATTTGACAACGTTGCTATTGCCCCAGAGACCATGTCCCTGCACTAGTGTGTGTCTGCTTCTTTGTTTAACGAGCCACATCCTGGTTTGGCGACCTTCCTCAGTGGCCCAGGTGGGAATACAGATCCTTGAAAAGGTTTCCTACAACTGCCTCCTTTTCTTTCCCGTAGGTACGGAGCCCTGGTCCTTCTACTTTGTGAACGGCTTCTTGAACTTCAACGTGGCTTTTGCCCTGGCGCTCCTGGCCTTGCCGTTGACGTCCCTCATGGAAAGCCTGCTGCAGAAATTCCATGGTAAGTGTTGTCTGAGGCGGTGGCTGTTGTCGGGAGAGCATGCTTGTGGGCACAGCTTTATGCAACGGCTCTGGCAGCCAGTGGGTGGTGCTAGAAGGCCCACCAGAAATTGGTCAGTGGCCCACGTTCTACTTTCTGCACCCCATCCCCCCCACCGCCCTTTGgattaaaacagtggttcccaaactttttcaggtaaccgccaccttggttccacaaactcatgcccagtgccccctgcgcacgGCCCccttaaatgggaagcacccgccacaggcttgccaagggagggagggaaaagagagcgaatgcctctgttttgcggccggcgtggcagggcacaccaagcagggtatgcctcttcattagtgttttggtgcttttgaaacatttcaactcaccgttaaaaggactcttcttaaacggtattaatacatgtgtggattttccccctatatggcttgggaccaaactaccttctcccataaaaacgtccctgggttttaagaccttctggagaggcgcttctcggaaaagaccacctcgagcgcccccttgcctcttaacgcccccctatgcaatcccaccgccccctttgggaaccaccgGTTTAAAACATGACAACCTGTACTTCTGGGAACACCCAGTAGAGCGCACCGATTCCCCGTGTTCTGCAGAGGGCCTGGCTGCCCCGTGGGACCTAGGCAGGCCTCTCGCCAGCCAAGCCCAGGAGCGGAGGTTGCTGTAACGACCCATTTCGTGCCTTTCTGCTTAGCAGATCGTGTCCCCAAGCGGCAGGGGGTCCCTTCGATCGCACGCCTCGTTCTCCCGGGCTTGTGAAACGCCGTGCAGTCTTGATTTGTTGAACACCCAAGCTTTTCCTTTTGGGGGCAATTCAAATTTTTGACACATATCGAGCTGCTTCCGCAACCCTTGCAAATTGGAGTAATTGCCGTTATTTTCAAATAAATGACTTCCTGCTTCATTTGAGGGGAGATGAAgggtgttttcttttgtttctcaaCAGAAGAAGAATGTACTTTGAGAGTTCTTGGCATACTCTGTTGCTACTGTAATGAAGCGATGGAGGGTTTGGAGGTGCCCTTCCCTAAGCAAAGCATCTTTGGCCTCAATATCTTAAGCGCCTGAGAGATTTCCCCTTTGGATGAACTTGCACAGCACCTAGCAGGTAGCTGGCATTCCAGAGAGCTCTCTcttgtttttctcccccttctgCCGGGCTTATAAACCTGGAGGCATTTCATACGTGGGACTTGAGAGCATGCATGTTAGTTAATTATCTATTTTTGCTTGGAATCGGATGGCTTTGTGTGCACTCAAGGGCCGCGATGTGCGCCTGGTGCTCCATACATGCAGAGCATCCCGACACTGAAGAGGAATGGAAGGAGCCCCTGCTCGTATGGAACTCAGGATTCACCCCTGAGTTCCATTAAGCTTTGAGTCATTCCCGAGAAGAACCCAAGAGTTGCCTTGCTGGTTTAGGCCACGGATCCACCTAGCCCAGTGTTCTGTTTCCAGCAGCAGCTGGCCAGACCTCTCTGAGAAGCTGGCATGCGGGGCGTGAAGACAGGGATCCCGCCCCTCTGCCATTTTTCTGGTCTTCCGAGGTCTGCTGCCTCTGGAACATATGAAACCTGCATCAGCTTCTCCACCTCTTAGCCCTTGTCACAGAGAGCTGAAAGAAACAACCGAAGAGGAAAGAGCTACAATCTccggcagggggtggggtggggtgaggtggggtccTGAGTCCTCTGCCTAGGTGGGACCCTCCTCCTGGGATCCTCCATCAGCCAACCTTTTGTTTCTTCCAGTTCAGAATCTGGGCCGCCCTTACTGGCTGACGCTTTCTCCCATGTACATCTGGATCCTGGTCTTCTTCAGCCAGCCTCACAAAGAGGAGAGGTTTCTGTACCCCATCTACCCCCTTATTTGTCTCTGTGGAGCTGTGGGACTCTCTGCCCTCCAGGTGCGTGACGGGAGGGAGGGGATGATTGGGTGGGGCGCAAATGGAGAACGGGGTGCCTTCCTAAAAGCCGGCAAGGATTGCTAATTCTCGAGAATGTTCAGGCACGTTTCCACACGTTACATTTTTCCTACATGGGAATTAGgagaaaacactttttttaaagcataccTAATCTCATTCAAACGCTGTATGCGTTTTGCCACAACTAGGCGTGTCCAGGCGTTGCTGGTGCTCACGGAGGTGTGCATCCTTCGCAAACCAGAAACGTATGTGGCTTTTCCCCCTTTGTGACGGTGTGCGCGTGTTTCGTGCGCTGCCTTTCCTGGACCTGTGTAGAAATCACATGTGTGGAGCAGCCATGAGAGGCTTCTTCTTTGAATCTTTCTTCTGCCTCCTTAGTTATCAGAGCGATCCCTTCTccagcctgccctcttttaatcgaAATGACATTCatacctttcttttttttttgtcctcttAGAAATGTTACCACTTCATATTCCAGCGCTATCGTCTGGAGCACTACACGGTCTCTTCGAACTGGCTGGCGCTGGGCATAGTCTTTGTCTTCGGGCTCCTGTCCTTGTCGCGTTCCGTGGCTTTGTTCAGAGGTTGGTTTTGGAGGGGCTGCCCGCACCCCCTATTTATGAGTTGCAGGAAATGTCTGGTCCTCGCCTGCAGCGATCTCTTGGGTGCACCACCTGCGTGCTACGTGGGCAAGGCATTCTTGGTGGCTGAATCACAACTTTGGAGTTTCCACTTCTGGGAGAGTTACCATAGTCTGAGTCCAGGTTTCTTTCGCCAGGGTGGGGGTGTCAGACTTTATTTCCCTGTACTGGTGATAATGATTAATACTGCTGGGAGGGTGAGATTTTAACATGTCTGCATCCCCCCTCTCCCATCCTTTGCTTTTATATTGATTTAAGGGTACCATTACCTGCCTAGAGCCTTGGGGAGTAGGTGGGCTGAAAATCCATAAAAGCTCTTCAGCGTGTCCTGAACTCGTTGCTAAGTCGTCCAACTAGGATGTTTAGCAAATCACATACAGGAGCTGGTATAGTGTGGTACCAAAGAGCGTGggctacaaatcaggaagtccctggttcgAATCTCGCCTGTGCCGTGAACCTTAGGCAACTCATTCTTGCTCCAGTGGCCCCATCTGTCATTTTGCAgcaagggccgtggctcagtggctgaagagcccttgctttgcaggtagaaaggtctcaggttcaaaatCCGGGGATTCCAGAGAGGGCTGGAAAACcctttgcctgaaaccctggagtgcagCTGCTGGTCAGTGCAGGAAATACTTACTAgatcatccttcctcaacctggggtgctccagatgtgttggactgcaactcccagaatgccccagccagctggctggggcattctgggagttgcagtccaacacatctggagcgccccaggttgaggaaggctgtactagatggaccagtgctgtgacttggtttaaggcagcttcctcagtATAAACTCTGTGCCATGTTTCTGGAGGCTTCACCTGGTTCTCCTCAGGTAGGTCAGCGGGAGGATGTCGTCACTAGCTCCTACTGGCTTTGAAGGGGTTGCTGGCATTTTCCTGCCCCGGAGGTCCTGCCAGGTGTTCTCATGCTGTTTTACCCGTGGTGTCTCTTCCCTGTAGGCTACCATGGCCCTCTTGACCTGTACCCAGAATTCCACAGGATCGCCACTGACCCAACCATCCATACGGTGCCAGAGGGGAGGCCGGTTCACGTCTGCGTAGGGAAGGAATGGTACCGGTTCCCCAGTAGCTTCCTCCTGCCAGAGAAGTAAGTTCCTTGACAAAACACAAGCAGACCTTATTCTGTAAAGGCCCACAAGGCTTCAGGTTCACATACACGTACCCCCGACATGTGGATGCCAAGAGTATAGGTGACAGCTCTTTTTTTCTGGatttggattcatagaatcatagaatagcagagttggaaggggcctacaaggccctcgagtccaaccccctgctcaatgcaggaatccaccctaaagcatccctgacagatgcttgtccagctgcctcttgaatgactctagtgtgggagagcccacaacctccctaggtcactgattccattgtcgtactgctctaacagtcaggacgtttttcctgatgtccagctggaatctggcttcctttaacttgagcccattattccgtgtcacacatggctggctggaacaaaTCCCCCACAAGGAAGGGTTACACCATCTTATGGCTGCCAGTACCTATGGAAAGGACGAGGGCCAGGCCTACTGGTTTCAGAAGGTGGGAGAGGACACTGGGGGCTGAATAAGCGATCCAGGGGCGCAGAGGTGGCAAAGGGCTTCTGCGGCTTGCATAGCTCATGGCCCCTCCCCACGCTAGTATCAAGTATGCAGGATAGCAACACTTCGCGGAATCACTGGCGCAAAGAAAGAGGCGCTATGGAAATGAGGCCAGTTTGTGCCAAATTTAGGTGTCTTGACATTGAATTTGGATTGGCAGAATTTTAAGAGTTTGGgccttctcttaaaaaaaaaaggaaaaaaagggagggaCGTTGGCTACCAACTGACAGAgtgttgctatttttttttatttatttgttgcatttgcataccggcccatagccgaagttctctgggcagttcacgtaaGGTTGTGTCAGAGTCTTCCCGGCAACGCGACGCTCTCGTCAGCCTACGCTTCTAACTGCCGCCGCTGTTTCAGGACAAGGCAGCGTTCCCTGCAGAGACGTTGCTGCGGCTGTAAATTCAAGGTTCTACTAACCTAAGGGCACCTCGATCATAAAGCGCCAGACGGGTGTCTTAaataaagggagagggagagaggacgAGGCATGAAATCCCAGCCCCGTCACAAGGGAGCAGTTATGAAGAGGAACAAAACTCTACGTCAAAACTGCAGCACCGTGAAGACGAGCTGAGATTAGTTCTTGGCTTGCCGGTGATCAGGGCCCCGGCGGCCGCCAAAGGCTGCGTGCTTAAAGTCACTGAAGCGTAGGTTAAGGAGCGCGGAGAACCAAACGCCGGCCCCATGGAAGCTCCTCCTTTCAGGGCAGCACTGGCTCAGATGAGCCCGGAATGATATTTGACTCATAAACATTCCGTGTTACTTGCTGGTGAAATGTGGATTTGAAAAGGTCGTGTGCCAGCTCCAGCGtgtccttttttccttcttcctgacAATGGGGCTTTGTTCTGTCTGCGTTCCCGGGAAcgcttttctcttcccccacctccctgaCCTGCCACGGCTGCAGCGTTCCATTTCTCCGTGTTTTGCAGCCCTCTAatgtaaggggtgggggaaagctgctgGAATTCGTAACACAAAGAGCAGTTCAATGACTTGATAATGGGATTGGAAAAAATGCACCACCACCATTCCCCAGTTTCCCCACTAAGGCGACAAAATCCAGGGAACCGTATGCGCAGCCCAATCCCCCATGGTCTGCAAATCCCAGAGGGGACGTGAGCCATTGCCTAGCTGCCCTCTGGCAAACCCTAGCGGTGTGCACGGCCTTCCTTTGGCTAGGTCCCTGCCTGTGTCTTTTTGTGTGCAAGTTAACAGGGGCGGCGGAAAGGTTCTCAtatggtctcccccccccccgtcttacTCTTGCAGTTGGCAGCTTCAGTTCATTCCCTCAGAATTCAGGGGACAGCTGCCAAAACCGTTTGCCAAGGGACCAGCAGCCACACGCCTCATTCCGACGGACATGAATGACCAAAACCGGGAAGAGCCCTCCAGATACGTAAGTGGCGGCACGGTCTCTTTCGTTTTGAATACTTTGGTGGCatccctgccccacccacccccaccaaaaaacccGTCATTCTGCCCCTGCCTGAGGTcatagcagggggggggggagagctggaACTTCCTGTTTGACGAGTGGTGATTTCCTGTTTGTCCCTGCATAATTTAGAGCAATAGCTGGGAAATCGCAGCGGATTTAAATAACTTAGAAAGCGCTGTCCGTTACAAAAACTGGTTCAGCTATTGGTGCCTCGACTCGCAATGTTTCTAGCAAATTTAACTTCTGGGGCCACGTTGTTACGGGAAGCAAATGAGGGAAAACAAAGGGGACCTGTAGGAATCCAGGCTGATGAAACTGACGTGAGCTGCTGCCATTCAGCATCGATCAGAGTACATTTGCCTTGATCAAGCAGAACTGACACTTCTGGCCAtccagaccagccttcctcatgCTGGTGCTTTCCAGTTTGAACTCCCAgcatgtgggagttgtagtccaacctggGCACCAGAAGGCCACTGAAAGTGTCAAGGTTTTTGAGGAATCTTGTTTCCACGTATGAGTTAAAGTCGAGGGCTCTTTTGCACACCTCCGCTTCAGCTGCACAAGCGCACCCTGGCTGTTCCTCTTACATGGTTGGGGCAGGCAGGGCTCTTTTGTACCTGCCAAGAGAGAGCCCTGATGTTTGGGGCTGTGTCCCTCTTTTCCTACAGTTTGACATTTCCAAATGCCACTACCTGGTGGATTTAGACACCCCAACCGAGGCGCCCAGGGAGCCGAGGTACGCAGCTAACAAAGACGAATGGATCAGTATCGCTTACAAGCCCTTCCTGGATAGTTCGAGGTAAGAGACCGTCTTACACGCGGGAAAGGAGGGTTATAGAGGGCAGATTCTTCTTAGCAAGCATTGAAGACCTCTGGGAAATGAAAGCAGGGAACTTGTCCCCGACGGCGGTGAACCTGACCACTAAAATGGCTGCCCTTCACTGCACAGCCATCCTGCACCTGCTCCATCACCCACGCATACACGCTTGCTTTTGCTGGCTTGGAATGGCGATGGCCTGCACTCCTGGGGAGCTGGAAGCCTGACGCCATTTCCAGTCGTTCCCTTTTGGAAGGGCTCGGCACGATGTTTGAGCCACGCTTGAGGTCAGCCCAGTCGCGTCTCCGTGGTCAAGAAGGAACATTTCCCCCCGTAGAGAGGGCTGTTAGCAGCCAGCCAGCAGCTCTTCTCTCCTGCCTCCCCTCCTGCCAATCAGTGAGCTGTGAACTGCTAAAACCATTACCGGGGCGTGAAGTTAATCGCATCCCCTCGCTTCTaaatttgcctcccccccccccgtgttcccttcttcctccctgcccaccccaccgCGGAAATTGCTGAGCGACGCCTGCTCCGGCCACGGCTTTGCTCCCTGTCTTTCCATGCCAGGCTTCCTCCTTCCTGAAAAGATTTGCCAGCCCAGGGAGCTGCCTTGagttgggaaagggggagggggtgttctAAAGGCTCAGTGCAATCcgctccttctccccttctccccgcCTAGCGGTGGTGGAAGCTCTGTCCCCAGCGCTTACCGCCTGTCTGACTTGCCCGGCGTTCCCCAAGTTtctttataccgtatttcttcgattgtaagacgccatcgaatctaaggcgcacactaatttcagtgccaccaacaggggaaaaaagctttgattcgaagaaaaaataaatttctccaatcagccagcaaagcaattttacggtacatacacgcagcggagggggagaggaacagggagcgagcgagacacagacacgcgcgcgcgcacccacacgcacacgcatagaggcaggttacatgaatgggaagcaggaaccaattgtcccctgcctgggaacggacagccgcacatgcattcaaaagctggtctgcaccattcacacggacgggacggggtgggcgggcgagcccaaccagcgctgctcaggtgattcttccgcttcccatctccttaacagaggcgaggccgagctctttggaagctcgctggcctgccggagctggggtccctcccagccggctcccggcggcaacgtttgagatgctccgagacgttgcccctctcccccccccccgcttctctctccactcccttctctctcgctcgctcttcaccccctaccctctttccccgcctgtcccgctgcagactcgacaaatgtagttaccgtatttcttcgattctaaggcgccatcgaatctaaggcgcacccaatttttagagctgttactttagggaaaaaagtgcgtcttagaatcgaagaaatacggtatatacaaAAATACAACGCGTGATTCAGAATTGttacctttttatatatataatagctCAATGAGTGGGTGGTTGGGAAGCAGGCACTGCGAGAATTTCCCTGGGGAAGGAGATGTGTTAATCGGTTCCCAGCTTGGCAGAGAAACCGGATTGTCGGCTCCGGGAGACGGCAGAGGGGTGCAACTGAGAGCACCGGCAACCAGGGCTGGCAGCAGCAAGCAGGCACCTGTGTCTCTGGCTACTTCTGCTGAGTCTAGCTGTGCTGTGTTTTCCCTGATCTAAAAGCTTCACGTGCCTCTTCTAGGGCagagttacaggaagtcagagctttaagctgatgatATAGGGTGGTATTTGTGACCCCGGCCTTTTTGCCTTTGCAATGGAattacacccccctccccccccccccaaaaaaacttctccaaaatggaattcaaccctcgggctgaaagtggttctgaACCTCTGTTCTAAAGACATTAGGTGCCGCAGGTCGCATCACTGGGTGCGTGGAGAGCAAGCCCCTATGCTCAGAACGTTTTGGGACGTGCACTTCAAATAACGCGTCGCTAACAAAGATAGTCAAGACATTTCCAGAAGTGAGATGAATGTCTCCAGTATCTTAGTTTCTGCAAAGGAAGTGGTCCAAACTCAAGTCTGCCTGGAACACACACAACCCCGCCCCCCCTTCTACGCTGCACGCACCCAGGGGGATTCGTATCTCCATTACTTCATATGtcccaggagagagggggctcgcAGTTGAAAAGAGGTACTGGGGCTTAGTCCTGGCATAAATGCACTCTCTAGATCTTCCCAGAATCAGACATCCTTTCCTTTTTATAGGAAACGGTGGACAGTCCTCCGCTGACTTGCGTATGGCATAAAGAGCTGGTCTGCTGCCCGCTGTGCTCATagttcagagggagggagggggggagggggaagagagagagagagagaaagagcgctCTGGGGGATGTTCGATTTTGGCCCTCTCTGGCAGCTGCTCCTTTGATCCCAACACAGTGGCTCCAAAtagagaaaggggggagggactATTGGCTATTTTCAGGGACTGGAATTTGACCGGCgagagggatggtggagggaggTCACGTGGCTGTTGGCAAACAGACCCAAACCTCAGGCCGGCTGCCCCTCTCTCAGCCAGGCTGACCCCTGCCGCAGTGCAGCCCAGCTGCTGAACCCTCAAGGGGACAGTGCCTGCTGACAGCCTGCCTCCTTCCCCGCCACCCGCCAGGCCTTGCATCTGTCAATCAGCCCTTCAGCGCTAGGCTGACCACGGCTGCAGCCCAGGCAGCCTTCAGCGCCCTGGGTGCACTTATCCACAGGTGGGCCCGTTCGTTTGTGTGGCTGCATTCTACCACCGTTTGGAGCCACCGTTCGGGGCTTGGAATTGGCTGCGTAAAGACAGTGAAAGGCACCCAGGGGTGGCGCTAGAGAGCCGGCCGGGAGGGTGGGGGTTGCTGCTGCGCTGCCTGGCTTGCCTTCCTCCTTCCCGCAGCAGCCGCTCCGCTTCCCTGGGAAACAGAATGACCCCGGCTGCTGCTGGATTCACGCTTGCTCaaccagaggcttctgggagacaATGAGTCCCCCATTGACGTCAGCAAGAGCCGCAGTAACTCTCTGTTGGCTCTGACAAATGGTGCTGCTAATTGAATTAGAGAGCGCTCGGAGCCATCGACTAATTATGCTACTCAGGCTGCAGCTTTGTCCGGGTCCATTTAATTCTGCATTGGCTGAGCGCTCCAGTTCTGGTGGAGGAAGAGGCCGGGTGGATTAGGGCTCCCGGCTGAGGAAGGAAAAGCAATgttcacctccctccctctctctctctcacacacacacacacacacacacacacacacacacctcttataaCAGCTGCTCAACTACCCTCCCCATTCTCCTGCTCCTGGAGGGCAATTTTCCTAGTCAGGAATGTTTGGGGTCATTGTCTTTTCATTTCCAAACTCAGCTTTTGCTACAGATTTAAGGATCCCCAGAAATCCCTACATTAACCTTCCCCAAGGTCCAcatgtgctggctgggggatgctgggagttgttgttcaacacatctggggggcaccaggttggggaaggcggcccTCCATCCTTTGTGGGTGAGCCCGTTTCAGTGTCCAACGATAGATGTGGGATCGCTATGTTTGCTAGGTGAATTTATAGTGGCATGTCGTACATTTCGTTGAAACCTTCCTTGGTTTTCCAGGTCTTCAAAGTTGTTTCGGGCCTTTTATGTCCCCTTCCTCTCTGATCAACATACCACATACATGAACTACACCATCCTGAAGGCCCGGCGCTTGAAGCAAGTCAGGAAAAAAACTGGAGGCTAGAGCCTCCCAGGACCCAAAGAGAACCAGCCAGAGAAACTGGCTTCTGCTTCAGGTTTCGTAATCCCACCCGTCCACCCCTATTTTTGTAAGTGCGGCACGGGGTGGTGGCGGTGAGGAAAAACGTGCTTGTGAAGGTTTCCCGTTTTTGGCTGGCTGTTTTGCAAAGATATTAAGGAGACTCGACCTGCCGTTGTTTGGAGTTCTGTGCTTTACTT
This DNA window, taken from Elgaria multicarinata webbii isolate HBS135686 ecotype San Diego chromosome 12, rElgMul1.1.pri, whole genome shotgun sequence, encodes the following:
- the ALG9 gene encoding alpha-1,2-mannosyltransferase ALG9 isoform X2, encoding MHYLVYGKGFQTWEYSPIYAIRSYAYLWLHALPALFHARVLQTNKVLIFYFLRCLLAFLSCVCELYFYKAVCKKFGLHVSRLMLAFLVLSTGMFCSAAAFLPSSFCMYSTVIAMTGWYMDKISLAVLGVAAGAIVGWPFSAALGLPIAFDFLILKKRWKSFLRWSLVALVVFLGPLVAVDSYHYGKLVIAPLNIVVYNVFTPHGPDLYGTEPWSFYFVNGFLNFNVAFALALLALPLTSLMESLLQKFHVQNLGRPYWLTLSPMYIWILVFFSQPHKEERFLYPIYPLICLCGAVGLSALQKCYHFIFQRYRLEHYTVSSNWLALGIVFVFGLLSLSRSVALFRGYHGPLDLYPEFHRIATDPTIHTVPEGRPVHVCVGKEWYRFPSSFLLPENWQLQFIPSEFRGQLPKPFAKGPAATRLIPTDMNDQNREEPSRYFDISKCHYLVDLDTPTEAPREPRYAANKDEWISIAYKPFLDSSRSSKLFRAFYVPFLSDQHTTYMNYTILKARRLKQVRKKTGG
- the ALG9 gene encoding alpha-1,2-mannosyltransferase ALG9 isoform X1 — translated: MAAKGARQRPRWGAGDAAAASAARPREEATPPAPEETKAEPSGSKAGHVWAPEGSTAFKCLISARFCAALLSNISDCDETFNYWEPMHYLVYGKGFQTWEYSPIYAIRSYAYLWLHALPALFHARVLQTNKVLIFYFLRCLLAFLSCVCELYFYKAVCKKFGLHVSRLMLAFLVLSTGMFCSAAAFLPSSFCMYSTVIAMTGWYMDKISLAVLGVAAGAIVGWPFSAALGLPIAFDFLILKKRWKSFLRWSLVALVVFLGPLVAVDSYHYGKLVIAPLNIVVYNVFTPHGPDLYGTEPWSFYFVNGFLNFNVAFALALLALPLTSLMESLLQKFHVQNLGRPYWLTLSPMYIWILVFFSQPHKEERFLYPIYPLICLCGAVGLSALQKCYHFIFQRYRLEHYTVSSNWLALGIVFVFGLLSLSRSVALFRGYHGPLDLYPEFHRIATDPTIHTVPEGRPVHVCVGKEWYRFPSSFLLPENWQLQFIPSEFRGQLPKPFAKGPAATRLIPTDMNDQNREEPSRYFDISKCHYLVDLDTPTEAPREPRYAANKDEWISIAYKPFLDSSRSSKLFRAFYVPFLSDQHTTYMNYTILKARRLKQVRKKTGG